The Prinia subflava isolate CZ2003 ecotype Zambia chromosome 2, Cam_Psub_1.2, whole genome shotgun sequence genomic sequence ACGGGAATGGGGGGATCCATGGGAATGGGGTGCAAACGCTGCGGAACCTGCAGCACCCCAACATCGTCAGTGAGGGAACGGGGCGGGAATAACGGGaatgggatccatgggaatgGGGTGCAAACGCTGCGGAACCTGCAGCACCCCAACATCGTCAGTGAGGGAACGGGGCGGGAATAACGGGaatgggatccatgggaatgGGGCGCAAACGCTGCGGAACCTGCAGCACCCCAACATCGTTGGTAACGGCGGGAATAACGGGAACAGAGTGGGAACGGTGGGAATGGGGCGGGATCCGCGGGaatgggatccatgggaacGCGGCGGGATCCGCGGGAATGGGGTGCAAACGCTGCGGAACCTGCGGCACCCCAACATCGTCGGTAATGGCGGGAATAACAGGAATAATGGGAATGGGGGGATCCATGGGAATGGGGCGCAAATGCTGCGGAACCTGCAGCACTCCAACATCGTCGGTAATGGCGGGAATAACGGGAATGGGGCGGGAATAACGGGAATGGGATCCACGGGAATGGGGCGCAAACGCTGCGCAACCTGCAGCACCCCAACATCGTCGGTAATGGCGGGAATAACGGGAATAACGGGAATAACGGGAATGGGATCCACGGGAATGGGGCGCAAACGCTGCGGAACCTGCAGCACCCCAACATCGTCGGTAATGGCGGGAATAACGGGAATAACGGGAATGGGGGGATCCATGGGAATGGGGTGCAAACGCTGCGGAACCTGCAGCACCCCAACATCGTCGGTGAGGGAACAACGGGAATAACGGGAATAACGGGaatgggatccatgggaacGGGGCGCAAACGCTGCGGAACCTGCAGCACCCCAACATCGTCGGTGAGGGAACAACGGGAATAACGGGAATAACGGGAATAACGGGaatgggatccatgggaacGGGGCACAAACGCTGCGGAACCTGCAGCACCCCAACATCGTCGGTAACGGCGGGAATAACGGGAATGGGGGGATCCACGGGAATGGGGCGCAAACGCTGCGGAACCTGCAGCACCCCAACATCGTCGGTGACGGCGGGAATAACGGGAATAACGGGaatgggatccatgggaatgGGGCGCAAACGCTGCGCAACCTGCAGCACCCCAACATCGTCGGTGAGGGAACAACGGGAATAACGGGAATAACGGGAATGGGATCCACGGGAACGGGGCACAAACGCTGCGGAACCTGCAGCACCCCAACATCGTCGGTAATGGCGGGAATAACGGGAATAACGGGaatgggatccatgggaatgGGGCGGGATCTGCGGGAATGGGGCACAAACGCTGCGGAACCTGCAGCACCCCAACATCGTCGGTGAGGGAACAACGGGAATAACGGGAATAACGGGAATGGGATCCACGGGAACGGGGCACAAACGCTGCGGAACCTGCAGCACCCCAACATCGTCAGTGAGGGAACAACGGGAATAACGGGAATAACGGGAATAACGGGAATAACGGGaatgggatccatgggaacGGGGCACAAACGCTGCGGAACCTGCGGCACCCCAACATCGTCGGTAACGGCGGGAATAACGGGAATAACGGGaatgggatccatgggaacaGGGCGCAAACGCTGCGGAACCTGCAGCACCCCAACATCATCGGTGAGGGAATAATGGGAATAACGGGAATGGGGGGATCCATGGGAATGGGGCGGGATCTGCGGGAATGGGGCACAAACGCTGCGGAACCTGCAGCACCCCAACATCGTCGGTGAGGGAATAACAGGAATAACGGGaatgggatccatgggaatgGGGCACAAACGCTGCGGAACCTGCAGCACCCCAACATCATCGGTGAGGGAATAACGGGAATGGGGCGGGATCCATGGAAATGGGGGGTGGGATCCATGGGAATGGCAGGATTGGATCCGTGGGAATGGGGGGATTGGATCCGGGGTAATGGGGCAGGATCCATGGGAATGGCAGGGCAGGATCAGATCTGTGGGAATAGCGGGGTTGGATCCATTGGAATGGGAGGATTGGATCCGTGGGAATGGGGGTGGGATCCATGGGAATGGGATTCCCACggatcccattcccacagaTCCATTCCCATGATCCCATGGATCCCCCAGATCCCGTTCCCGCTCccacagccccattcccacGGCTCCCACAGATCCCATTCCCATGGATCTCCTGGCCCCGTTCCCATGGATCCCACGGCTCCCACAGATCCATTCCCGTTCCCATGGCCCCGTTCCCACAGatccattcccatccccatgaatCCCATGGattccattcccattcccacggatcccattcccacagaCCCATTCCCATGGATCCCACAGATCCCATTCCCACTCATCTATTCCCACGGCCTCATTCCTGTTCCCATGAATCCCATTCCCAAGGATCCCATCCTCAtctcctgttcccattcccatcccattcccacagaTCCCATTCTCATGGATCCATTCCCATTCTCATGGATCCATTCCCATGGATCCCACAATCCCATTCCCATGTGTCCATTCTCATTCCCACAGATCCCATTTCCATTCATCCCATTCCCATGAATCCCATTCCCATGGATCCCGGTCCTATTTCCATTCATCCCATcccctgttcccattcccacgGATCCCATTCCCACAAATCCCATGGACCCCCATTCCCACAGATCCCCTAGATCCCATTCCCACTGATCCTGTTTCCATGAATCCCATGGATCCATTCCTACGGATCCCTTGGATCCCATTCCCATGAATCCCATGGACCCCCATTCCCACAGATCCCCTAGATCCCATTCCCACTGATCCCGTTTCCATGAATCCCATGGATCCATCCCTACGGATCCCTTGGATCCCATTCCCATGAATCCCATGgatccattcccattcccacagatCCATTCCCACGGATCCCATTCCCACaaatcccatggatcccattcCCACGGATCCCTGGATCCCGTTCCAGGGTACCGGGCGCTGACGGAGGCGGCTGACGGGAGCCTGTGCCTGGCCATGGAATTCGGGGGGGAGAAATCCCTGCACGAGCTGATCGAGGAGCGCCGGGAGCAGGGATTGGGAATGTTCCCCGCCCCCACCATCCTCAGCGTGGCGCGGAGCGTGGCCAGCGGCCTCCAGGTACCGGGAAAATCCGGGAAAATTCCAGGAATaacagggaaaagggggagCCGGGGCGGCTTCACAGCTGCTGAAGGGGTGTGGAAACGACTGGGAgggatcttgggaaggaattcccggctgggctggaattcccagagaatcccTGGATCCCCGGCAGTGCCCAAGGGTGGATTGggatcaccctgggatggtgggaagtgtccctgggatgggattggAGGTCCGTGGATCCCATCCCAAAGCATTCCGGGATTCTGGGACTGAGGACGCTCAGGATCCATCCCGAGGGGTTTTTATGGAATTCggggatggaaaagggaagggagaccCTGCCTGGAGTCCCcaattcccagggaattcccaaaattccttcCCGGAGAGGAGCCAGGATGGGGCTGGATCCAACCCCAGGTTGGGAGAGCCGGGAATGTGCAGCTGGATCAGGGGAGGATCCAGGGAATGCCGGGAgccttttccagagggaaaggagagccGGGAtttgggaaagggctggaggggcgggaggcagggaatggaattcccagtgGGAAAGGGGGGATTGGGGTGGaatcttgggaaggaattcccagaGAACCCAAGGAACAGAGCCGGATCTGCTGGGATCAGAACCCATCGACTCCCGCGGAGCAGATCCGGGGTTTCCCCCGATCCCGCGGTCTCTTCCCGCTGTTTTCCCGGGATTCCCGCAGTACCTGCACGAGGAGCAGCGGCTGCTCCACGGTGACATCAAATCCCCCAACGTGGTCGTGCGCGGCGCCTTCGCCGCCGTCAAGATCTGCGACGTCGGCGTCTCCCTGCCCCTGGACCAGGACCTGAAGGGTGAGGCGGGATTCCCGGGAATGCCGCCGCTCCGGAATTCCCGGGGTTTGGGGGACGCGGGAATGGGGGCGGGAAGAGCCGGGGGTGGTTCCCAGCCAAAGCCCCAGGAATTCCACGGGGTTTGTGGGGAGTGTTCCCATGAGGGAATGTGGGGGTGGATCCGGATTTATTGGGAATGTGGAGCCAGAGGGTGGGAATGGATCTGGTTTTTTGGGAATGTGGAGCCAGAGGGTGGGAATGGATCAGGTTTTTTGGGAATGTGGAGCCAGAGGGTGGGAATGGATCAGGTTTTTTGGGAATGTGGAGGCAGAGGGTGGGAATGGATCAGGTTTTTTGGGAATGTGGAGCCAGAAGGTGGGAATGGATCTGAATTTGTTAGGAATGTGGAGCCGGAGGACCGGCAGGATCTGGGTTTTGGGAATGTAAGGCCAGAGGGTGGGAATGGATCAGGTTTTTTCGGAatgtggagctgcagggtgggaatgGATTTGATTTTTTCAGAATGTAGAGCCAGAGGATGGGAATGGATCCAGATTTATTGGGAATGTGGAGCTGGAGGGTGGGAACGGATCTAGTTTTTTTGGGAATGTGGAGGCACCAGAATCTCCTGCAGGAATGTGGGAATGGATCCATTTTCTTGGGAATGTGGAGTCAGGGGATGGGAACAGATCTGGTTTTATTGGGAATGTGgagccagagggcagggatggatcaGGTTTTATTGGGAATGTGGAGCCAGAGGGTGGGAATGGATCTGGGTTTTGGGAATCTGGAGCCAGAGGGTGGGAATGGATCCGGTTTTTTGGGAATCTGGAGCCTGAGGGTTGGAATGGATCCAGTTTTTTGGGAATCTGGAGCCAGAATATGGTATGGGTCAGGTTTTATTGGGAATTTGgagccagagggcagggatggatccgGATTTTTGAGAATCTGGAGCCAGAAGATGGGGATGGATCTGGTTTTTGGGAATGTGAGGCCAGAGGGTGGGAATGGATCAGGTTTTTTCGGAatgtggagctgcagggtgggaatgGATTTGATTTTTTCGGAATGTAGAGCCAGAGGATGGGAATGGATCCAGATTTATTGGGAATGCGGAGCTGGAGGGTGGGAACAGATCTGGATTTTTGGGAATGTGGAGGCACCGGAATCTCCTGGGGGAGTGTGGGAATGGATCAGTTTTCCCGGGAATCTGGAGCCAGGGCATGGGAACAGATCTGTTTTTATTGGGAATGTGGGGtcagagggaagggatggatcaggTTTTTTGGGAATGTGGAGGCAGAGGGTGGAAACGGATCCAGTTTCTTGGAAATTTTGGAGCTGGAGGCTCTGGAATCTCCTGGAGGATCCACAGGGCTCTGGAATTCCTCTGGGAATGGAAATCCAGAGGGAAGGCTCTGGAATTCCACCAGGGATCTGCAGGGCTTGGGAATCCACCCAGGAGCAGGAATTTCTCTGGGAAAGGGGTGCAGGAATCCCTGTGGGAATGCGGCTTTTCCTGGGATCCCATTCCGGAATCCAATTCCTGATCCAGGATCTGATTCCTGATCCAGGATCCCATTCCCAATACcagatcccattcccaatcctGGATCCCATTCCCCATCCTGGATCCCATTCCTGATGTGAGGTCTGGGATCCCATTCTCGTTCTGTCTTCCATTCCTACTCTGGGATATCCCATTCCCGCTCTGGgatcccattcctgctcccattcccattcctgctcccatTCCTGTTCACATTGCAGTGAGCGATCCCAATCCAGTTCCCCATCCTGTTCCTGTTGCAGTGGCCGATCCAATTCCATTCCCGTTTGcattcccattcctgttcccattcccgtCCTGCTCCCATTGCAGTGAGCGCTcctgatcccattcccaatctCATTCCCTTTCCCGTTGCAGTGCCCGATCCCAACCCCATTCCCTTTCCCGATCCCTTTCCTGTTGCAGTGGCCCATCCCtctcccattcccaatcccattcctgctcccgATCCCGATCGCATTTTTGTTCCCTTTCCCATTGCAGTGGCTGATCCCgctcccattcccatccctgctcccattccCAATTTCATTCTTGCTCCTATCCCCGCTCtcattccctttcctgctgcagtggccattcccaatcccattcccatcccttttcccattGCCAATCCCATTCCCGCTCCCGTTCCCGATCCtgttcccatccccattcccattcctttcCCTCCACAGTGGCTGctcccattcccgttcccattcccaatcctatccccattcctgctcccattcccatccccactcgcattcccatccccattcctgtttccttttcctgttccccttcccaccccttTCCCCCTGCAGTGGCAGATCCCTTTTCCCATTCCTGTGCCCATTCCCTtttcccgttcccattcccatccccattcccgttccccattcccgttcccattccccgttcccattccccattcctgttcccattccccgttcccattccccattcccgttcccattccccgttcccattccccattcccgttcccattcccgttcccattccccattccctgttcccattccccattccccattcccgttccccgttccccattcccgttcccatttcccattcccgttccccGTTCTCCGTTGCCcgttccccattccccattcccatcccgTTCTCCgttccccattcccatttcccattccccgttcccattcctgttccctgttcccattcccgttcccattccccattccctgttcccattccccTTTCCACCTCCCATTCCcttttcccattccccattctcCATTCCCCATTCTCTGTTCCCATTCTCCGTTCCCCATTCCCcgttccccattccccattcctgttcccattccccTTTCCACCTCCCATTCCcttttcccattccccattcccgttcccattccccattcccgttcccattccccattcccgttcccattccccattccccattcctgttcccattccccattccccgttccccgttcccgttcccattccccattccctgttcccattcctcatccctgttcccattccccGTTCTCCGttcccattcctgttcccattccccattcccgttcccattccccatccccattccccattcccgttcccattccccattcccgttcccatccccattccccattcccgtTCCCCATTCctcatccccattcccattccccattccccattcccttttcccattccccattctccattcccattccccgttcccgttcccattccccattcccattccccgttcccattccctgttccccgttccccgttcccgttcccattccccattccctgttcccattccccgttcccgttcccattccccattccccattccccgttcccattccccgttcctgttcccattccccattccctgttcccattccccgtccccattccccattcccgttccccattccccattcccattcccgtccccattccccattccccgttcccattccccattccccgttcccattccccattccctgttccccattccccattcccgttcccattccccattccccgttccccattcccgttcccgttccccattccccattcccgttcccatccccattccccattcctcatccccattcccatccccattccccatttccctttttcccattCCCGTTTTTCCCCGGCAGTGTCGGACCCGTCTCTCCAGTACGTGGGCACGGAGCCGTGGCTGCCCCCGGAGGCGCTGGAGCCGGGCGGGGCCATCTCCGACCGCTCCGACATCTTCGCCTTCGGCCTCACGCTCTGGGAGATGCTGGCGCTGAGCGTGCCCCACATGGCCGAGCCCGGCTCCGACGGTACGGAACAACACCGGGATTTGGGAAAACaggaggcagggaatggaattcccagtgGGAAAGGGGAGCTCGGGGTGGGagcttgggaaggaattcccggccgggctggaattcccagagaatcccTGGATCCCCGGCAGTGCCCAAGGGTGGATTGggatcaccctgggatggtgggaagtGTCCCCGGGATGGGATTGGAGGTCCGTGGATCCCATTCCAAAgcatcctgggattctgggatcgAGGACGCTCAGGATCCATCCCGAGGGGTTTTTATGGAATTGggggatgggaaagggaagggagacccTGCCTGGAGTCCCcaattcccagggaattcctgaAATTCCTTCCCGGAGAGGAGCCGGGATGGCGCTGGATCCaatccaggagagctggagagggatttgggaaaaGGGGCTGGAATGCCGGGGCAGGGaacagctcccactgccagagggtcGGGATTTGGGGacttttgggatttggggattttaggATTTGgggattctgggattttgggattcccagagaagcCGTGGCGGCTCCCTGGGGATGCCCCAGGCCGGGATCGGGGTCTGGCCGGGATTCCCGGTACCCGCCCCCGACGTTCTCACGCTGCCGCCCTTCCAGAGGATCCCGAGGATTCCGAGGATTCCCAGTGCGAGGATTCCGAGGATTCCCGGTGCGAGGATCCCGAGGATTCCCGGAGCGAGGATTCCCAGTCCGAGTATTCCCAGTCGGAGGATTCCTGGGATGAGGCCTCGTACCTGGCGGCGCTGGGCTcgcggccgccgctgccgcccgcggCGCTGGGCCCGGCGCAGGCCCCGGTGCGGGAGCTGTTCCTGGTGTGCACGGCCCGGGAGCCGCCGGAGCGGCCGTCGGCAGCGCGGATCCTGCAGGCGCTGCCCGAGCCCGAGCCCTGAGCGCCGAATTCCCGGAGCGCGGCGTTCCCAGAGTGCCGAATTCCCGGAGCGCGGCGTTCCCGGAGTGCCGCATTCCCGGAGCCTGGTGTTCCCGGAGTGCCGGAGTGCCGGAGTGCGGCGTTCCCGGAGTGCCGGAGTGCCGGAGCGCGGCGTTCCCGGAGTGCCGCATTCCCGGAGCCCGGCGTTCCCGGAGTGCTGGAGTGCCAGAGCCCGGCGTTCCCGGAGTGCCGCATTCCCGGAGCCCGGCGTTCCCGGAGTGCCAGAGTGCCGGAGCGCGGCGTTCCCAGAGCCCGGCATTCCTGGAGCCCTGAGCGCCGCCCAGCACAGCGTTCCCGGAGTGCCGGATTCCCGGAGCCCGGCGTTCCCGGAGTGCCGCATTCCTGGAGCCTGGCATTCCCGGAGTGCCACATTCCTGGAGCACCGCCTTCCTGGAGCCCAGCATTCCTGGATTCCCGGAGGGCCGGATTCCTGGAGCGCCGCCTTCCTGGAGCCTGGCATTCCCGGAGCTCTGGCATTCCCAGAGCCCAGCGTTCCTGGATTCCCAGAGCCTGGCATTCCTGGAGCCTGGCATTCCCAGAGCGCCACGTTCCCGGAGCCCGGCGTTCCCGGAGTGCCGGAGTGCCGGAGCGCGGCGTTCCCGGAGTGCGGCATTCCCGGAGCCCGGCGTTCCCGGAGTGCCGGAGCGCGGAGTTCCCAGAGCGCCACGTTCCCGGAGTGCCGGattcccagagcccagcattcccagagccTGGCATTCCCGGAGCTCTGGCATTCCCAGAGCCCAGCGTTCCTGGATTCCCAGAGCCTGGCATTCCTGGAGCCCGGGATTCCTGGAACCCGGCATTCCCGGAGCCCGGCGTTCCCACATTCCTGGAGCCTGGCATTCCCAGAACTCGGCATTCCCAGAGCCTGCCATCCCCAGATTCCCAGAGCCTGGTGTTCCCAGATTCCTGGAGTTCTGGCATTCCCGgattcccagagctctggcaTTCCTGGAGTGCCGCattcctgattcccagagcCTGGCATTCCCAGAGCCCAGCGTTCCCGGAGCACAGCATTCCCAGATTTCCAGAGCCCTGACATGCCAGGAGTGTGGCATTCCCAGATTCCCGGAGTCCTGGCATTCCTGAATTCCTGAAGCCCTGATATTCCCAGAGTCCTGGCAGTCCTGGAGCCCGGCATTCCCAGATTTCCCAAGCCCTGACATTCCCGTATTTCCAGCGGGACACAGCTCTGGAGGCCGGCATTCCCAGATTTCCAGTGGGATGTGGCTCCAGagccccaaaattcccaaatttccccagCCCTGACATTTCCCAAATTTCCAGAGCCCTGACATTCCCAGATTTCTGGATCCCCAATATTCCCAAATTTATGGATCCCAACTATTCCCAGATTTCTGGATCCCAAACATTCCCGAATTCCCGGATCCCCGACATTCCCGAATTCCCACCGGGCCGCGGCTCCGGAGCCAGGGTTGCTTTGGGAGGAGCCGTTCCCGGTTCCGGTGGATTCTGGGAGTTGTGCCCAGCCCATTcctggaattttgggatggaTTTTCCCAAATTTGGGGTCGgattttcccaaatttttgGGCGGGAATTTCCCACGTTCCGGTCggattttccttcatttcttaGCTGAACTTTCCTGATTTTCCAGGCTGGattttcccaccttttttttAGGTCGGATTTCCCCAAATGTGGGGTTGGATTTTCCCTCCTGGGATTGGGAATTTCCATCGGAATCTCCACCTCTTCCCTTGGAATTCCCTTTGGGTTTTTAATTggattttcccctcttttccagGCGGGATTTTCCAGAGTTCAGGGTTggatttttccaattttttgggctggaattccctgaGTTTTCCCATCGGATTTTCCCGATTTTTTGGTGGATTTCCcgattttttccctctcctcgGGGTTgggattttccctcttttttagGTCAGGTTTTCCCAGGTTTTCCAGTTGGATTCTCCCAATTTTTTGGGGTTGGATTTTCCCGCTGGGGTTTGGATTTTCCCAAGTTTTTTGTGGGATTCTCCCATTTTTTGGGCTGGATTTCCCCTGGGTTAGGTCagattttccctccttttcccgctggattttcccctttttttggGCTGGAATTTCCAAGTTTTCCCATGGGATTTTCCCGACTTTTGGAATGTTCCCAATAAACGGATttgctcctctccctgggaTTGGGTTTCCTTTGGGATTTGGTTTTTCCAGAGGGGCGGGAGCTCGGATGGGACCGGGGCGCTCTGAGGGgggaaatcctggaaaaaatggaaattttccaTAAAACCCTGGAAAATCCTCAAAAAACCCTGGAATATTTCCATAAAACCTTGGAATATTTCCATAAAACCTTGGAATATCCTCAAAACCCTGGAATATTTTCATAAATCCTTGGAATatcctcaaaaaaaccccagaaaatttCCATAAAACCCTGGAATGCTTCCATAAAACCCCGGAACATTTCCATAAATCTTCGGAATATCCTGAAAAAAACACGGAATGTTTCCATAAATCCTTGGAATATCCTGAAAAATCCCTGGAATATTTCCATAAATCCttgaaatatttccataaaaCTTTGGAATATCCtcaaaaaaatggaatatttccATAAAACCTTTGGAATATTTCCATAAACCCTGGAATATTTCCATAAATCTTTGgaatatctggaaaaaaaactgGAATAGTTCCATAAATCCCTGGAATATTTCCATAAATCTTTCCAatatcctgaaaaaaacccagaatattTCCATAAATCCTTGGAATATCCTCAAAAAAACCCGGAAAATTTCCATAAATCCCAGGAATATTTCCATAAGTCTTTGGAATATTCCGAAAAAACCCGGAATATTCTCAAAAAACCCTGGAATATTTCCATAAAACCTTCGAatatcctgaaaaaaaccctggaatatttccaaaaaatcccagaacATTTCCAAAAAATCCTTGGAATATCCTCAAAAACCCTGGAATAGTTCCATAAATCCTTGGAATATCCTAAAAAAATCCATAATAATTCTATAAACCCCTGGAATATTGTCAGAAACCTTGGAATATCCTCAGAAAACCCTGGAATATCATCATGAATTCCAGGAATACGATCACAAAACCTTGGAATCTCATCAGAAAACCTGGAAACATTcccagaaatcacagaaaacctGGGAATATTGTCATAAATTTATGGAATATTGTCACAAATTTACAGAACATTCAGAAAATTATCAGAAATCAGAAAACCTTGGAATATTTCCACAAAACCTCGGAATATCGTCATAAATTTATGGAAAATCAACAGAAAACCTTGGGATTTTCCCACCAAACTTCGGAATATTGTAACAAATTTCGGGAATGTCATCAGAAAACCTTGGAATATTTCTATCAAACCTCAGAATATTCTAATAAATTTACAGAACGTCATCAGAAATCCTTGGAATTTCCCCACGAAACCCTTGGAatttcctgcctgggagggcCCCAGGGGGCTCCAGGTGCAAATCCCGTGGGAAAAACCCCGGGAAGGAATTCCCAGCACAATTccaagggaaaggggaaaagccAAGGGCTGGTGAGGAACCCCTGAGCCAAGGAGCCGAGATCCCGAAAAACAGCCGggaaaagcacagaattccagagggatCCTGGactggaattccagagggatccTGGACTGGGATTCCAGAGGGATCCTGGACTGGGATTCCAGAGGGATCCTGGACTGGAATTCCAGGGGAATCCTGGACTGGAATCCCAAAAAATCCTGCCTGGGGAAACCAAGGAATTCCGGGGGAATCCCAGCAGAATTCCTGGATTTCCAGTGGAACGCAGCAACTGCACAGGCAGTGAGCGGGGAGCGATTCCTGAGGGAGATTCCCAACAGAGCAGAGCGGTCCCAAGGGAATGAGGGAAAGATTCCCAAGGGAATGAGGGATTGAGGGAAGGAAGGATTCCCAAGGGATGGGATTTAGGGAAAGATTCCCAAGGAGAAGGATTCCCTCGGGAATGAAGGATTCCctcaggaagggaagggatgaaGGATTCCCAAGGGCAGATTCCAGCAGGGTTCAG encodes the following:
- the PBK gene encoding lymphokine-activated killer T-cell-originated protein kinase; translation: MDSFQSPPPRARRDKDPVSVTIPASPFMQKLGFGTGVSVYLMKRSPRGLPRSPWAVKKINTGCSRSQRGLFQRRLRQEAQTLRNLQHPNIVGYRALTEAADGSLCLAMEFGGEKSLHELIEERREQGLGMFPAPTILSVARSVASGLQYLHEEQRLLHGDIKSPNVVVRGAFAAVKICDVGVSLPLDQDLKVSDPSLQYVGTEPWLPPEALEPGGAISDRSDIFAFGLTLWEMLALSVPHMAEPGSDEDPEDSEDSQCEDSEDSRCEDPEDSRSEDSQSEYSQSEDSWDEASYLAALGSRPPLPPAALGPAQAPVRELFLVCTAREPPERPSAARILQALPEPEP